A genomic region of Micromonospora sp. NBRC 110009 contains the following coding sequences:
- a CDS encoding TetR/AcrR family transcriptional regulator, with the protein MAVEQQARGAANGATGAGRRRSRRDEILEIAVGLFAARGYHGVSMDDIGAAAGVTGPALYHHFAGKEAMLVAALIPVSEGLLAGGRERAANHPDDPRGTLESLIDFHVDFALANPAVIALHLHELDRLPDEPRRRIRRLQRLYVEEWVTVLTALHPGLPDGEARVLAHAAFGLMNSTPFLGGEVDRRRRAELLRGATLAALLAPTDPA; encoded by the coding sequence GTGGCGGTGGAACAGCAGGCGCGGGGCGCGGCGAACGGCGCGACGGGTGCGGGCCGTCGCCGGTCCCGGCGGGACGAGATCCTGGAGATCGCGGTCGGACTCTTCGCCGCCCGCGGTTACCACGGCGTGTCGATGGACGACATCGGCGCCGCCGCCGGGGTCACCGGTCCGGCGCTCTACCACCACTTCGCCGGCAAGGAGGCGATGCTCGTCGCCGCGCTGATCCCGGTCAGCGAGGGGCTGCTCGCCGGCGGCCGGGAGCGGGCCGCCAACCACCCCGACGACCCGCGCGGCACGCTGGAGTCCCTGATCGACTTCCACGTCGACTTCGCGCTCGCCAACCCGGCCGTGATCGCCCTGCACCTGCATGAGCTGGACCGGCTTCCGGACGAGCCCCGCCGGCGGATCCGCCGCCTCCAGCGGCTGTACGTCGAGGAGTGGGTGACGGTGCTGACCGCGCTGCATCCCGGCCTGCCGGACGGCGAGGCCCGGGTGCTCGCGCACGCCGCGTTCGGCCTGATGAACTCCACCCCGTTCCTCGGCGGCGAGGTGGACCGTCGGCGCCGGGCCGAGCTGCTGCGGGGCGCCACGCTTGCCGCCCTGCTGGCCCCCACCGATCCTGCCTGA
- a CDS encoding MFS transporter yields MTTSVLGRNYRLLWSAAVASRFGDTLRTPALALLATTLTRDPRAIAAVTVAGQLPPLLFGLLGGAYADRWDRRRTMVAVDGARAVVVAGLAVLVATGRAGVGALAAVAFLLAALGTLFDAASFAVLPSLVPPAALPTANGRLQAGTAVAGGFLGAPLAGVLFAVAAALPFTVDALTFAAAALLVLALTPPLARRSCTCGPDKAPEKGPTTDHKCKIAGGKGRAGVWGEAWEGVRWVRGDRVLWGVTLASAGSNLAISGLMGVLVLYALGVLGVPAAAYGLFAAGTIVGALVGALVAGRVAARFGTLPALRAVLVWQTVALTGFAAARHPLAGGVALACFAAGTTVWNSLWSAYGQRHVPPGLLGRVGAAQRVVGVASAPVGAALAGFAGQAYGVVPVAWAAAGVFVLVTVAAWRTLRGAGSVAERRPEPVARP; encoded by the coding sequence ATGACCACCTCCGTGCTCGGCCGGAACTACCGGCTGCTCTGGTCCGCCGCCGTCGCCTCCCGGTTCGGCGACACCCTGCGTACGCCGGCCCTGGCCCTGCTCGCCACGACGCTGACCCGGGATCCCCGGGCGATCGCCGCGGTGACCGTCGCCGGACAGCTCCCACCGCTGCTGTTCGGCCTGCTCGGCGGCGCGTACGCGGACCGGTGGGACCGCCGCCGGACGATGGTGGCGGTGGACGGGGCACGGGCGGTCGTGGTGGCCGGCCTGGCCGTGCTGGTCGCCACCGGACGGGCCGGGGTCGGCGCGCTGGCGGCCGTCGCGTTCCTGCTCGCCGCCCTCGGCACGCTCTTCGACGCGGCCTCGTTCGCGGTGCTGCCGTCGCTGGTGCCGCCGGCCGCCCTGCCCACCGCCAACGGCCGCCTCCAGGCCGGCACGGCGGTGGCGGGCGGCTTCCTCGGCGCCCCCCTGGCCGGCGTCCTGTTCGCCGTCGCCGCCGCCCTCCCGTTCACCGTCGACGCCCTCACCTTCGCCGCCGCCGCCCTGCTCGTCCTCGCCCTCACCCCGCCCCTCGCTCGCCGATCTTGCACTTGTGGCCCCGACAAAGCGCCGGAAAAGGGACCGACCACGGACCACAAGTGCAAGATCGCCGGGGGGAAGGGGAGGGCCGGGGTTTGGGGGGAGGCGTGGGAGGGGGTCCGGTGGGTTCGGGGGGACCGGGTGTTGTGGGGGGTCACGCTCGCCAGCGCGGGGTCGAATCTGGCGATCAGCGGGCTGATGGGGGTGCTCGTGCTGTATGCGCTGGGGGTGCTGGGGGTGCCGGCGGCGGCGTACGGGCTGTTCGCGGCGGGGACCATCGTGGGGGCGCTGGTCGGGGCGCTCGTCGCCGGGCGGGTGGCGGCGCGGTTCGGCACCCTGCCCGCCCTGCGCGCGGTGCTGGTGTGGCAGACCGTGGCGCTGACCGGGTTCGCCGCGGCCCGGCACCCGCTGGCCGGCGGCGTCGCGCTGGCCTGCTTCGCCGCGGGCACCACGGTCTGGAACAGCCTCTGGTCCGCGTACGGCCAGCGGCACGTGCCACCGGGGCTGCTCGGCCGGGTCGGCGCGGCTCAGCGGGTGGTCGGCGTGGCCAGCGCGCCGGTCGGCGCGGCGCTCGCCGGGTTCGCCGGGCAGGCGTACGGGGTGGTCCCGGTGGCCTGGGCGGCGGCCGGCGTCTTCGTCCTGGTCACCGTCGCCGCGTGGCGGACGCTGCGCGGGGCGGGTTCCGTCGCCGAACGCCGGCCGGAGCCGGTCGCCCGTCCCTAG
- a CDS encoding TetR/AcrR family transcriptional regulator, giving the protein MPPNVNGPQSVFATPPAELLVLRTAPPRERADAARNRAAVLDAAAALFRERGVEAVSMDAVAAAAGVGKGTLFRRFGDKAGLAVALLDQQERALQEAILFGPAPLGPGPAGEAPSPRDRLRAFVAAYLDYLLANLDLVLMSETASPGARYRIGAYRFWHRHVTLLLAGREDPAADAHTLLAPLAAEHVRGVRDEVGDERLRAGVLALADALTG; this is encoded by the coding sequence ATGCCTCCGAACGTTAACGGACCGCAGTCCGTTTTCGCCACCCCTCCGGCGGAACTGCTGGTGTTGCGTACCGCACCCCCGCGCGAGCGGGCCGACGCGGCGCGCAACCGGGCGGCCGTCCTGGACGCGGCTGCCGCGCTCTTCCGGGAGCGCGGGGTGGAGGCGGTCTCGATGGACGCGGTGGCCGCCGCCGCCGGAGTCGGCAAGGGAACGCTGTTCCGCCGGTTCGGTGACAAGGCGGGCCTGGCCGTGGCGCTCCTCGATCAGCAGGAACGCGCACTCCAGGAAGCGATCCTCTTCGGCCCGGCCCCGCTCGGGCCCGGCCCGGCCGGCGAGGCGCCCTCGCCGCGCGACCGGCTCCGGGCGTTCGTCGCCGCCTACCTCGACTACCTGCTCGCCAATCTCGACCTCGTCCTGATGTCGGAGACCGCCTCGCCGGGCGCGCGCTACCGGATCGGTGCCTACCGGTTCTGGCACCGTCACGTGACGCTCCTGCTGGCCGGGCGCGAGGACCCGGCGGCCGACGCGCACACCCTGCTGGCCCCCCTCGCCGCCGAGCACGTACGCGGGGTGCGGGACGAGGTGGGCGACGAGCGGCTGCGGGCGGGGGTGCTGGCGCTCGCCGACGCCCTCACCGGCTGA
- a CDS encoding FAD-dependent monooxygenase yields the protein MLPEHTDVLVVGAGPTGLAVAVTLAGHGVRATVIDRLASPPVTSRAAVVHAGTLEVLDRIGVAAPLVTRGLSATRFTVRDRDRVLLTIPFDRLPSRYPYALMVSQAETEAVLADRLAALGGRVLRPYQLTGLALDDAGATARFAGGETVRARWVVGADGMHSAVREPAGIDFGGPADPGESFLLADARLDSALPRDQTVLFLAPQGPLVWAPLPDGVVRLVAAVADAPRDPDAARFQALLDERGPARRPDRLTELLWTSRFRVHHRIAGAYRAGPVLLAGDAAHVHSPAGGQGMNLGLRDAVALGDALAAVLDGRPATLLDGYAAARRPLAEEVLGFSAGLTRLTTLPPAGRLLRDLLLRTASRLPPARQRLAVRLAGFEPGPGAMPHRTAGAHPAHPAVPA from the coding sequence ATGCTTCCCGAGCACACCGACGTCCTCGTGGTGGGGGCCGGGCCGACCGGCCTGGCAGTGGCCGTGACCCTGGCCGGGCACGGGGTGCGAGCCACCGTGATCGACCGGCTGGCGAGCCCGCCCGTCACCTCCCGGGCCGCCGTCGTCCACGCCGGCACCCTGGAGGTGCTCGACCGGATCGGAGTCGCCGCCCCGCTGGTGACCCGCGGCCTGTCCGCGACCCGATTCACCGTCCGCGACCGGGACCGGGTGCTGCTCACCATTCCGTTCGACCGGCTGCCGTCCCGCTACCCGTACGCGCTGATGGTGTCCCAGGCCGAGACCGAGGCGGTGCTCGCCGACCGGCTCGCCGCGCTCGGCGGCCGGGTGCTCCGGCCGTACCAGCTGACCGGCCTCGCCCTCGACGACGCCGGCGCGACCGCCCGCTTCGCCGGCGGGGAGACGGTCCGGGCCCGGTGGGTGGTCGGCGCCGACGGCATGCACAGCGCCGTCCGCGAGCCGGCCGGCATCGACTTCGGCGGGCCGGCGGACCCGGGCGAGTCGTTCCTGCTCGCGGACGCCCGGCTGGACAGCGCGCTGCCCCGCGACCAGACCGTGCTCTTCCTTGCCCCGCAGGGGCCGCTGGTCTGGGCACCGCTGCCGGACGGGGTGGTCCGGCTGGTCGCCGCGGTGGCCGACGCGCCGCGCGACCCGGACGCCGCCCGATTCCAGGCGCTGCTCGACGAGCGGGGTCCCGCGCGCCGGCCCGACCGGCTCACCGAGCTGCTGTGGACCTCCCGGTTCCGGGTCCACCACCGGATCGCCGGGGCGTACCGGGCCGGGCCGGTGCTGCTCGCCGGCGACGCCGCCCACGTGCACAGCCCCGCCGGCGGGCAGGGGATGAACCTCGGCCTCCGCGACGCGGTGGCCCTCGGTGACGCGCTGGCCGCGGTGCTCGACGGACGCCCGGCGACCCTCCTGGACGGGTACGCCGCCGCGCGCCGCCCACTCGCCGAGGAGGTGCTCGGCTTCTCCGCCGGGCTCACCCGGCTCACCACCCTCCCGCCCGCCGGGCGTCTCCTGCGCGACCTGCTGCTCCGCACCGCGTCCCGGCTGCCCCCGGCCCGGCAGCGGCTCGCCGTCCGGCTGGCCGGCTTCGAGCCCGGCCCGGGGGCGATGCCGCACCGGACCGCCGGGGCGCACCCGGCCCACCCGGCCGTTCCCGCCTAG
- a CDS encoding sulfurtransferase, which produces MPVPSDPNPRFQSYADPQRLVTTEWLAEHLGDEGLVVVESDEDVLLYDTGHLPGAVKVDWHTELNDQVTRDYLDAKSFAELCAAKGIGRNDTVVFYGDNFNWWAAYALWVFSLFGHPDVRLLDGGRQKWIAEGRELTKEKVTRPRAEYPVPERNDTPIRAYREQVMAHIAAGRPLVDVRSPGEYTGEMLHMPDYPQEGALRGGHIPGAVSKPWKSAANDDGTFKSADELRAIYADQLGLSPSDDVVAYCRIGERSSHTWFVLRHLLGYPQVRNYDGSWTEWGNLVRAPVVKGDQPGGLAG; this is translated from the coding sequence ATGCCTGTGCCGAGCGATCCCAATCCCCGCTTCCAGTCGTACGCCGACCCGCAGCGCCTGGTCACCACGGAGTGGCTGGCCGAGCACCTGGGTGACGAGGGCCTCGTGGTGGTCGAGTCCGACGAGGACGTGCTCCTCTACGACACCGGCCACCTTCCGGGCGCCGTCAAGGTCGACTGGCACACCGAGCTGAACGACCAGGTGACCCGGGACTACCTGGACGCGAAGAGCTTCGCCGAACTCTGCGCCGCCAAGGGCATCGGCCGGAACGACACGGTCGTCTTCTACGGCGACAACTTCAACTGGTGGGCCGCGTACGCCCTCTGGGTCTTCTCCCTCTTCGGCCACCCGGACGTCCGGCTGCTCGACGGCGGCCGGCAGAAGTGGATCGCCGAGGGGCGCGAGCTGACCAAGGAGAAGGTGACCCGGCCGCGCGCCGAGTACCCGGTGCCGGAGCGGAACGACACGCCGATCCGGGCGTACCGCGAGCAGGTGATGGCGCACATCGCGGCCGGCCGGCCGCTGGTCGACGTCCGCTCGCCGGGCGAGTACACCGGCGAGATGCTGCACATGCCGGACTACCCGCAGGAGGGCGCGCTGCGCGGCGGGCACATCCCGGGCGCGGTGAGCAAGCCGTGGAAGTCGGCCGCGAACGACGACGGCACCTTCAAGTCCGCCGACGAGCTGCGGGCCATCTACGCCGACCAGCTCGGGCTGAGCCCGTCGGACGACGTGGTGGCGTACTGCCGGATCGGCGAGCGGTCGAGCCACACCTGGTTCGTGCTGCGCCACCTGCTCGGTTACCCGCAGGTCCGGAACTACGACGGCTCGTGGACCGAGTGGGGCAACCTGGTCCGGGCCCCGGTCGTGAAGGGCGACCAGCCGGGCGGTCTCGCCGGCTGA
- a CDS encoding rhodanese-like domain-containing protein: MTTLITRDELRAAIDAGTVTVVDALGGEYYVQQHLPGAIPLLEAEVAERAAALLPDRTAAIVTYCSNPSCPNSGRVADRLTALGYTNVRKYAAGIEDWVTAGLPIETGALTH, encoded by the coding sequence ATGACCACCCTCATCACCCGGGACGAACTGCGCGCCGCGATCGACGCCGGCACCGTGACCGTCGTCGACGCGCTCGGCGGGGAGTACTACGTCCAGCAGCACCTTCCCGGCGCGATCCCGCTGCTCGAGGCCGAGGTGGCCGAGCGGGCCGCCGCGCTCCTGCCCGACCGGACCGCCGCCATCGTCACGTACTGCTCGAACCCGAGCTGCCCGAACAGCGGCCGGGTCGCCGACCGCCTCACCGCCCTCGGCTACACCAACGTCCGCAAGTACGCCGCTGGCATCGAGGACTGGGTGACCGCCGGCCTTCCCATCGAAACCGGCGCCCTCACCCACTGA
- a CDS encoding TetR/AcrR family transcriptional regulator, with the protein MTDMASGPRRSDATRAAILRAARERFAADGYDRTTIRAIAADARIDPSMVMRYYGSKEGLFAAAAEFDLRLPDLAGVPIDRLGEVLVRHFLDRWEGDGTLAALLRAAATNPSAAERMRGIFADQLGAAVARFGTDPATTARRAGLVASQILGLALTRYIVGLPPMVEAPPAELVAWVAPTVQRYLTGAAPA; encoded by the coding sequence ATGACCGACATGGCATCCGGCCCCCGCCGCTCCGACGCCACCCGGGCGGCCATCCTGCGTGCGGCCCGGGAACGCTTCGCCGCCGACGGGTACGACCGGACCACCATCCGGGCCATCGCCGCCGACGCCCGGATCGACCCGTCGATGGTGATGCGCTACTACGGCAGCAAGGAGGGGCTCTTTGCGGCTGCGGCGGAGTTCGACCTCCGCCTGCCCGACCTGGCCGGCGTACCCATCGACCGCCTCGGCGAGGTGCTGGTCCGGCACTTCCTCGACCGCTGGGAGGGCGACGGGACCCTCGCCGCCCTGCTCCGGGCGGCCGCCACCAACCCCAGCGCGGCCGAGCGGATGCGCGGCATCTTCGCCGACCAGCTCGGCGCGGCCGTGGCCCGGTTCGGCACCGACCCGGCCACCACCGCCCGCCGGGCGGGCCTGGTGGCCAGCCAGATCCTCGGCCTCGCCCTCACCCGGTACATCGTCGGGCTGCCACCGATGGTCGAGGCGCCACCGGCCGAGCTGGTCGCCTGGGTGGCGCCGACCGTCCAGCGCTACCTGACCGGCGCCGCCCCGGCCTGA
- a CDS encoding acyl-CoA carboxylase subunit beta, with protein MTLDGEALEQLRKRAKAGGADKYHAANAAKGKLFARERVALLVDEGSFVEDGLYANALAEGLPADGVVTGTATIDGRPVCLMANDSTVKAGSWGARTVEKIIRIIERAYATGVPMVYLVDSAGARITDQVELFPGRRGAGKIFWNQVRASGSIPQVCALFGPSAAGGAYIPAFCDVVAMVDGNASMYLGSDRMVEMVTGEKTTLEAMGGAKVHCAESGVGHFLCKTEAEALDVVKRYLSYLPANWKQDPPAAPAVETSEKADLAALVPASERQAFDMRRYVKGLLDEGSFFEIQALWAKELTIGFGRLNGEVVGVVGNNSMFKGGVLFVDSADKATRFVQLCDAFNVPLLFLSDVPGFMVGSAVEKQGIIRHGAKMITAISEATVPKICVVVRKAYGAGLYAMAGPGFEPDATIALPTAKIAVMGAEAAVNAVYANKIAAIEDETERAAFVAAKREEYERDIDIVRLASELVVDAIVEPHELRAELVRRFAAARGKERHFSRRRHGVTPV; from the coding sequence GTGACGCTCGACGGTGAGGCCCTGGAGCAGCTGCGCAAGCGCGCCAAGGCGGGCGGTGCGGACAAGTACCACGCGGCGAACGCCGCCAAGGGCAAGCTCTTCGCCCGCGAGCGGGTCGCGCTCCTGGTCGACGAGGGCTCCTTCGTCGAGGATGGCCTCTACGCCAACGCCCTCGCCGAGGGCCTGCCCGCCGACGGCGTGGTCACCGGCACCGCCACCATCGACGGTCGCCCGGTCTGCCTGATGGCCAACGACTCCACGGTCAAGGCGGGCAGCTGGGGGGCGCGCACCGTCGAGAAGATCATCCGGATCATCGAGCGGGCGTACGCGACCGGCGTGCCGATGGTCTACCTGGTCGACTCGGCCGGCGCCCGGATCACCGACCAGGTCGAGCTCTTCCCCGGCCGGCGCGGCGCCGGCAAGATCTTCTGGAACCAGGTCCGCGCCTCCGGCTCCATCCCGCAGGTCTGCGCCCTGTTCGGGCCGAGCGCGGCGGGCGGGGCGTACATCCCGGCGTTCTGCGACGTGGTGGCCATGGTGGACGGCAACGCCAGCATGTACCTCGGCTCCGACCGGATGGTCGAGATGGTCACCGGCGAGAAGACCACCCTGGAGGCGATGGGCGGGGCCAAGGTGCACTGCGCCGAGTCCGGCGTCGGGCACTTCCTCTGCAAGACCGAGGCCGAGGCGCTCGACGTGGTCAAGCGCTACCTGTCGTACCTGCCGGCGAACTGGAAGCAGGACCCGCCGGCGGCGCCCGCCGTGGAAACGTCCGAGAAGGCCGACCTGGCGGCGCTGGTCCCGGCCAGCGAGCGGCAGGCCTTCGACATGCGCCGGTACGTCAAGGGCCTGCTCGACGAGGGCAGCTTCTTCGAGATCCAGGCGCTCTGGGCCAAGGAGCTGACCATCGGCTTCGGCCGGCTGAACGGCGAGGTCGTCGGGGTGGTCGGCAACAACTCGATGTTCAAGGGCGGGGTGCTCTTCGTCGACTCGGCCGACAAGGCGACCCGCTTCGTCCAGCTCTGCGACGCGTTCAACGTGCCGCTGCTGTTCCTGAGCGACGTGCCCGGCTTCATGGTCGGCAGCGCGGTGGAGAAGCAGGGCATCATCCGGCACGGCGCCAAGATGATCACCGCGATCTCCGAGGCGACCGTGCCCAAGATCTGCGTGGTGGTCCGCAAGGCGTACGGCGCGGGCCTCTACGCGATGGCCGGCCCCGGCTTCGAGCCGGACGCCACGATCGCCCTGCCCACCGCCAAGATCGCGGTGATGGGCGCGGAGGCCGCGGTCAACGCGGTCTACGCCAACAAGATCGCCGCGATCGAGGACGAGACCGAGCGGGCCGCCTTCGTCGCCGCCAAGCGCGAGGAGTACGAGCGGGACATCGACATCGTCCGGCTCGCCAGCGAGCTGGTCGTCGACGCGATCGTCGAGCCGCACGAGCTGCGCGCCGAGCTGGTTCGCCGGTTCGCCGCCGCCCGCGGCAAGGAGCGGCACTTCTCCCGGCGCCGGCACGGCGTCACCCCGGTCTGA
- a CDS encoding hydroxymethylglutaryl-CoA lyase, with translation MAELPDFVSIREVGPRDGLQNEDPIPTDAKVRLLDALSRTGARRIEAVSFVHPKAIPQMADADEVWQRAAKADGVRYSALVPNTRGAQRALAAGFTEIEVVVSASDTHNRRNVNRSTEESLDDIAELIDLLHGAGARAEVIVATSFGCPYEGDVDPQRVAGIVDRVVRDGADRVAFGDTTGMGTPRRVRELVTAVRDRNAHVPVLLHFHNTRGTALANMLTAMELGVTEFDASVGGLGGCPYAPGASGNLATEEAVHMLHDMGIDTGIDLDALIEAAELAEELVGKKLPSGVLRAGPRTRLTPMPA, from the coding sequence ATGGCGGAACTGCCGGACTTCGTCTCCATCCGGGAGGTCGGGCCGCGCGACGGGCTCCAGAACGAGGACCCGATCCCCACCGACGCCAAGGTACGGCTGCTCGACGCGCTGTCGCGTACCGGAGCGCGGCGGATCGAGGCCGTCTCCTTCGTGCATCCGAAGGCGATTCCGCAGATGGCGGACGCCGACGAGGTGTGGCAGCGGGCCGCGAAGGCCGACGGGGTGCGGTACTCGGCCCTGGTCCCGAACACCCGGGGAGCGCAGCGGGCCCTGGCGGCGGGCTTCACCGAGATCGAGGTGGTGGTGTCGGCCAGCGACACGCACAACCGGCGCAACGTCAACCGCTCGACGGAGGAGTCCCTCGACGACATCGCCGAGCTGATCGACCTGCTGCACGGCGCGGGCGCGCGGGCCGAGGTGATCGTGGCGACCAGCTTCGGCTGCCCGTACGAGGGGGACGTCGACCCGCAGCGGGTGGCCGGCATCGTCGACCGGGTGGTCCGGGACGGCGCCGACCGGGTGGCGTTCGGCGACACCACCGGGATGGGTACGCCGCGCCGGGTCCGGGAGCTGGTCACCGCGGTCCGCGACCGGAACGCCCACGTCCCGGTGCTGCTGCACTTCCACAACACTCGGGGCACCGCCCTGGCGAACATGCTGACCGCCATGGAGCTGGGCGTCACCGAGTTCGACGCCAGCGTGGGTGGCCTGGGCGGCTGCCCGTACGCCCCGGGGGCCAGCGGCAACCTGGCCACCGAGGAGGCCGTGCACATGCTGCACGACATGGGCATCGACACCGGGATCGACCTGGACGCCCTGATCGAGGCGGCCGAGCTGGCCGAGGAGCTGGTCGGGAAGAAGCTCCCGTCCGGCGTGCTGCGGGCCGGCCCGCGTACCCGCCTCACCCCGATGCCCGCCTGA
- a CDS encoding acyl-CoA dehydrogenase family protein, producing MDFRLSEEQEALRESVRDFAREVVAPAIAEHYERHTFPYEIIRQMGKMGLFGLPFPEEHGGMGGDYFALCLALEELARVDSSVAITLEAAISLGAMPIYRFGTDEQRARWLPKLLSGEALAGFGLTEPGFGSDAGGTQTRAVLDVSTNEWVINGSKAFITNSGTDITALVTVTAVTGTKPDGSKELSTIIVPSGTPGFTVAPGYSKVGWTASDTHELTFDDCRVPAENLLGERGRGFAQFLRILDEGRIAIAALAVGLAQGCVDESIKYAKERHAFGQPIGNYQAIQFKIADMELKAHTARLAYYDAAARMLAGEPFKRQAAIAKLHASTIAVDNAREATQIHGGYGFMNEYPVARFWRDAKILEIGEGTSEVQRMVIARDLGM from the coding sequence ATGGACTTCCGGCTCAGCGAGGAACAAGAGGCGCTGCGGGAGAGCGTGCGGGACTTCGCCCGCGAGGTGGTCGCCCCGGCCATCGCCGAGCACTACGAGCGGCACACCTTCCCGTACGAGATCATCCGCCAGATGGGCAAGATGGGCCTGTTCGGCCTCCCCTTCCCCGAGGAGCACGGCGGGATGGGCGGCGACTACTTCGCGCTCTGCCTGGCCCTGGAGGAGCTGGCCCGGGTCGACTCCAGCGTGGCGATCACCCTGGAGGCGGCGATCTCCCTCGGCGCGATGCCGATCTACCGGTTCGGCACGGACGAGCAGCGGGCGCGGTGGCTGCCGAAGCTGCTCAGCGGCGAGGCGCTGGCCGGCTTCGGGCTGACCGAGCCGGGGTTCGGCTCGGACGCGGGCGGCACCCAGACCCGGGCGGTGCTGGACGTGTCGACGAACGAGTGGGTGATCAACGGCTCGAAGGCGTTCATCACCAACTCGGGCACCGACATCACCGCGCTGGTCACCGTCACCGCGGTCACCGGGACGAAGCCGGATGGCTCGAAGGAGCTGTCCACCATCATCGTCCCGTCCGGCACGCCCGGGTTCACGGTCGCGCCCGGCTACTCCAAGGTCGGCTGGACCGCCTCGGACACCCACGAGCTGACCTTCGACGACTGCCGGGTGCCGGCGGAGAATCTGCTCGGCGAGCGCGGCCGGGGCTTCGCTCAGTTCCTGCGCATCCTCGACGAGGGCCGGATCGCGATCGCCGCCCTGGCGGTCGGCCTCGCCCAGGGCTGCGTCGACGAGTCGATCAAGTACGCCAAGGAGCGCCACGCCTTCGGCCAGCCGATCGGCAACTACCAGGCGATTCAGTTCAAGATCGCCGACATGGAGCTGAAGGCGCACACCGCCCGGCTGGCCTACTACGACGCGGCCGCCCGGATGCTGGCCGGCGAGCCGTTCAAGCGGCAGGCGGCGATCGCCAAGCTGCACGCCAGCACCATCGCCGTGGACAACGCCCGCGAGGCCACCCAGATCCACGGCGGCTACGGCTTCATGAACGAGTACCCGGTGGCCCGCTTCTGGCGGGACGCCAAGATCCTGGAGATCGGCGAGGGCACCAGCGAGGTGCAGCGCATGGTCATCGCCCGCGACCTGGGCATGTGA
- a CDS encoding acetyl-CoA carboxylase biotin carboxylase subunit, whose product MIESLLIANRGEIARRIIRTAKKLGIRAIAVHSEADAGLPFVTEADEAVCVGPANPAQSYRNVEAILAAAKSTGAQAVHPGYGFLSENAEFARTVEASGLIWVGPGADAITAMGDKINARNLMAAAGVPVAPGTTDPAADLAAAVAAAAEIGYPVMVKAAAGGGGMGMGVATDEAALRTEYDKVRSFAERMFGDGSVLIERYFPRVRHVEVQILGLADGRVVALGERECSVQRRNQKLVEESPSPAVSPELRERFLAAAVRAGEAVGYRNAGTVECLLDPATQEFFFLEMNTRLQVEHPVTEYVYGVDLVEEQLRVAADLAPTFDPDALTPRGHAIELRINAEDPKRFLPGPGAITTWNEPAGEGVRVDSGYVAGNTVTPFYDSLMAKLIVSGKDRTEAVERARAAVAQFEIAGPKNNLPFFAELLENPEFLSGDYDTGIVSRMR is encoded by the coding sequence ATGATCGAGTCGCTGCTGATCGCCAACCGGGGCGAGATCGCGCGCCGGATCATCCGTACCGCGAAGAAGCTCGGGATCCGCGCGATCGCGGTGCACTCGGAGGCCGACGCCGGCCTGCCGTTCGTGACCGAGGCCGACGAGGCGGTCTGCGTCGGCCCGGCCAACCCGGCGCAGAGCTACCGGAACGTGGAGGCCATCCTCGCCGCCGCGAAGTCGACCGGCGCCCAGGCTGTCCACCCCGGCTACGGCTTCCTGTCGGAGAACGCGGAGTTCGCCCGTACCGTCGAGGCCAGCGGGCTGATCTGGGTCGGACCCGGCGCGGACGCGATCACCGCGATGGGCGACAAGATCAACGCCCGGAACCTGATGGCGGCGGCCGGGGTGCCGGTCGCGCCCGGCACCACCGACCCGGCGGCAGACCTGGCGGCGGCGGTCGCCGCCGCCGCGGAGATCGGCTACCCGGTGATGGTGAAGGCCGCGGCCGGTGGCGGCGGCATGGGCATGGGGGTGGCCACCGACGAGGCCGCGCTGCGCACCGAGTACGACAAGGTCCGCTCGTTCGCCGAGCGGATGTTCGGCGACGGCTCCGTGCTGATCGAGCGCTACTTCCCCCGGGTACGCCACGTCGAGGTACAGATCCTCGGCCTGGCGGACGGCCGGGTGGTGGCCCTCGGCGAGCGGGAGTGCTCGGTGCAGCGGCGCAACCAGAAGCTGGTCGAGGAGTCCCCGTCCCCGGCGGTCTCCCCCGAGTTGCGCGAGCGTTTCCTCGCGGCGGCGGTGCGGGCCGGTGAGGCGGTCGGCTACCGCAACGCCGGCACCGTCGAGTGCCTGCTCGATCCCGCCACGCAGGAGTTCTTCTTCCTGGAGATGAACACCCGGCTCCAGGTCGAGCACCCGGTCACCGAGTACGTCTACGGCGTCGACCTGGTCGAGGAGCAGCTGCGGGTGGCCGCCGACCTGGCCCCGACCTTCGACCCGGACGCGCTGACGCCGCGCGGGCACGCCATCGAGCTGCGGATCAACGCCGAGGACCCGAAGCGCTTCCTCCCCGGGCCCGGCGCGATCACCACCTGGAACGAGCCCGCCGGCGAGGGCGTCCGCGTCGACTCGGGCTACGTGGCCGGCAACACGGTCACCCCGTTCTACGACAGCCTGATGGCGAAGCTCATCGTCAGCGGCAAGGACCGGACGGAGGCCGTCGAGCGGGCCAGGGCCGCGGTGGCCCAGTTCGAGATCGCCGGCCCGAAGAACAACCTTCCGTTCTTCGCCGAGCTGCTGGAGAACCCTGAGTTCCTCTCCGGCGACTACGACACGGGCATCGTCTCCCGCATGCGCTGA